DNA sequence from the Lachancea thermotolerans CBS 6340 chromosome H complete sequence genome:
GTCATCATATCACCTAGCCTTTTTAGTACATTTGAGGCGCAGAGTGTGTTTCTTTAACAGTTAGGTGTATAGCGTTAGTGAGCCGAGTACACAGACCTCGAAAGGCATCCATCTTTGAGGTAAACTGTTGGCTAACAACATATTCTTATATATCCTAATTCCAGAATTAGCGTATGATCAAATTTGATGCGTACTATCAATTTCGATTGTATTATAACGGGGCCTTTGATCTCCCGCGCTCACGAAGCTCGGACCAGCAGTCCAACTACCTTCTGTTATAACTTGTGAGTGGCAGATCGCACGCTTCTTTCAGAACTTCCCGGGCGTCAATCATGCTGGCCGCATGATCAATTTGTGACACCAAACTTAGCGAAATCCAGATACACATGCTTCAATTTGCACCAGAAGCGTTAGCTGGCTAGCACCTCCGCACCCATTTCTATGAATGACCttaaaacaagaaagctaCAGAACCTTACAGGAACCACTTTATAACTTCGCCTCAAAAGTGGTAAAAGTAGTCAATTAAATACATGAATGCAGTTACCGCTGTCGAATCTGTGAAGAGCTCGTGCTTTTAGTGAGGTGTCATAGATGTTATAATAATGTTTTTCGAACACTGGAGCGGGCCAAAAAACTCCGACTTAAATCGAatgcttttttgtttgtgaGTTCGATATCAACATTCACAGTAAAGAATATTATTAAAAGGCTTATAATGATAAGAGCATATATATATAACCCCTGCTCTATTTGCTCGATGAAATAAATACTAGAACCGCACAACTGCTGCGGTCTCAACTGGGCATATCGATCGGTTTTATGTGAAACACCCTAAAGATCGCATGTTTGTAACACCTTGGCTCGAACAACATTTACATCTAAGATATGCCCACAAATCTCTTGAAGCTAATATACGCATACTAGCGCCCGTTTACGCCAAAATACAAGTCAATGTAATCTCgtgtttcttcaaagatcgCACATAATCCAACTAttcaaagctgaaaaaaggTTCTAAGAGCCCATGATTTATTATTAAGCAGTAAGCCAAGCCCAATACGCCCGTTAATGAGCTATGAAGCCCAACGTACCATTCACAGAATCTTTTTTCAGATAAGCCTGCGTACAAAGACGGTTTTGGGTTTGGTTGATGCCCAAGAAGCGTTGATGCGAGCATTCAAGCGGGTCTCATGGAAAAAGCGTGGCAGTCGGCTACTTGGCTCATGTGCACTACTAAAAAGTTTAAATAGTATTAGGTCATGCCCTTTCTGTGTATTTGCACCTTTTGACAATTTGCCAGGTGGAACGCTCTCATACAAGAAGCAGAGGGGTCGCGCTAAGTGGCTCCGACCTCGCCGCATAGCCACCTCCTCCtaagaaagaaaacttgagaaGGACTTTAAATGTAGAGAATTCTTGATGACACCTTCAGATAAACCGTAAAGCCATTCCTCTCATCAATAATAGCAGGCCTGCCCTAATAATAagtctttttctcaacGTGAATGCCACGATGGGAAATCATTGGGATTATGACTCTCTTTCCAACCGCGAGCGAGCAAAAAAGATCTCTTGGATTGTGTTGGACCCGCTTGTTTCAACTGTTCAAACCATTGTCAAATCATAACCTTGTCTTCATTCccaaaatatcaaaaataaaCTTCAATGGTTGACGAGCATTACATAGACTACTCCCAACTTTTGGCACAATTGCTAGATAAGGATGGCGAACTCAACGAGACTACAGTCTCATTCCTGTACCATTTGTTTCCTAGTGACTTCTTTGTGAGAGCTATGTCTCTCATCGATTCCAACAACATGTTTATCTATGTGTTTGAAAGGGATGAAACCAGTGCTGCTCTGACTACTAGCGTCGGCACAGAACCGGACGAAGTGGAAACAACAACTGAAACTCTCAGGACTTCCCCGTCACCACCAGTTGCAAGTGAGCAAGAACTGGGGAATGCGGTCCAATCGAGTGCCCTCATCAACACACTCTACGAGAAGCCACAATCTGTGCTACATAGGCTCATAGTTAAGCAAGAGGGTCCTCAAAGTCCGCCAGTGTGCGTTGACCTCCGCCACTGGTTCTGCTCTTGCGACGAATACAACACGCTATTTGAGGAAAGAATGCTCACAGACGAAGAACCATCACTGTACTCCAAGGCCACAACAGAACTACGTGCCGGCGCATCTATTACTGACTCTTTCGCGTCTATGCCACCGAAGGGTGCTTCCCGACGCTATTTCAGGCACGACATCATCATGTGTCCCCATCTATTAGCCTTTGCCATCCTGCTACAAACAACTCCCGAGTTGCTGACCTATTTTACGCATAAAGCAGCTACGGTTTACCTAATAACcattcaaaaccttgacGAGTGGTTAAAACTACACTTGAACGTCGTCATCTGAAGTGTGAGCAGGATCTCATCCACCTCAGCGGCTTTCACGTGACCGAACCTTAGTCAAATTGTCATTAAGTAACGAAAATTTTTTCCACGGATGAAGTAAAATGTGTGAATTCAGTAGTCGAAGATCGGCCATACGAAGGGCTATTCAAGACCTCCACAAGAGCCTTTGACGCATTGTCAGGCATTCGTAAATTACGTCGGTTCATAACATctgtttgagcttttctgAGTGAAAGTAagtgagctttttttgctcTGCTAGACGAAATTAAACTGTGAAAATAGTGGGAGAATACGATTTGCCACAGATCGGAGTTTGCTTTGTAAGTTGAAATAACTTTTATCAACTACGATGTCAAGCGCAGCTTCCAAAGACGGTCAGGAAGGCTCGTATTCGATGTACCCGCCGACATCGCCTGCGGGCCCTCCAGCCAGCATGCAATATGGAATGGGCGTGTATGGCAACCCGAATACGTTCGCGCAGTACGGGTACGGTTACCCAATGCCGATGGATATGTACGCTGGGCAAGGTGCCCCATTCCTTGGTTACGGCATTAATCCAAACATGATGTATTACGGTGGCGGAAGCGTTCCTCCCCCTAGCGgccagaaaaaaaagtactacaacaaagttgaaaacaaTGGTAAAACTGAAGCCGGCAACCATCACAACAACCATCACAATGGGGTCCACTTCTATGCCAATGGAAAATCTGGACCAACCTCGAACGGCACGGCGATCCCAGCTGCTTCACCATCAGGTGCCAGCAAAAGTGTCCCCATCACTATCAAAAACCAGTACAAGTTTGAATTAGGGAATGCCAACTCGGTCAGCACCACAGATCTCAAGCTCGAATACCCTTTTTTTGCAAACACCGATGAAAGTGAGTTCAGCAAAGCACaggaaaagagaagagaatTGACATTGAGGGCCTTCGGTGAAATATATTGCGGCAATTTTGGCGAGAATAGCCAGACTCAAGACCCGGAGGTGGAAGCATCAGCCCTAGAATCCGTCGAAACTCCTGTGGAGACTCCTCAGGCTAGTTCCTCTGAAGAATTAAATGCAGCCGAGAAAACGGAAAAGTCGGAGCAATCAACCgaacaagagaaaaaagagaCTGAAAGCAGGAAGTCTTCTGTCACTAGCCAAGCTGCTCCCACCAAGGTCATTAAATCTTGGTCAGCGGTTGCCTCTAGCGCGGTGCCAAAGGCATCGCCTTCATCAGCCTCGGACcaaaagaaggacaaaaaATACGTTCCACCAACCGTAAAAAGTCTGGAACCGCTGGGGGTTGTGGCTTTAAGGGTCTGTTTCGACCCCCAATATGTCAAGTACACAGCCGACCAATACAAGGGTGCTGGAATGGCGTTGCAGTCGGTGATTCCTCGAGGTATTGTAAATACCGGAAACATATGTTTCATGAGCTCCATCTTGCAAGTTCTGCTATTTTGTGAACCTTTCGTTAACCTCATGAACTTAATAAGTGTGAAGACATCTGCCAAGATGGGAAGCACTGGGTTTTTGCTTTTAGATGCCTGTCTGGAGCTCTACAGGAAATTTGACAAGCAGGCTTTCGAAAGAGAGAAAGCTTCCAGGAGCAGTAGTGGCGTTAATATTTCTAGCGCTTTAGCAGATGCTATTAAACCTGACGACTTTTACAAAACTTTGTCAAAGCTACCCAAATTCAAGGATCTTAGATGGGGTCATCAGGAAGACGctgaagagtttttgaccCATCTTCTAGACCAGCTGCATGAGGAATTCGTAAACTCAATCGACTCGCTTTCAGACAGTGAGGTGATAAGCCTGATCAATAGCATCAATGATGAGGACACCAAAACAGTCTTCATCAGAAACCTCGCAAAATACAAGGATGCAAAGTTCATAAAAGATTCATCCAACGAAATCAAGAGCATGCTCGAGAAGTATGACGCTGACGTCGACGACGCTGACGACACTTCTGGAAACGGCTGGCAAGAAGtcagcagcaccagcaaGAAGGGAAAGAAAACTAAGACGGCTGCCAAGAGGACGGTTGTAGTTGAACCATCTCCCATTTCCGTCATTTTCGGGGGCCAATTTCGGTCTGTGCTGGATGTTCCACAGAACAAAGAACCCCAGTCTATCACGCTGGATCCATTCCAAACTATTCAACTCGACATATCTGATCCGGACGTGAACGACTTGGACAGTGCCTTCCTGAAGTTCAGCGAGATGGAGCACCttcctttcaaaacttcgTCAGGCAACAACGTggaagccaagaagcagaCGTTTATCGACAAGCTTCCGGAAGTATTCTTAATCCAACTCAAGAGATTTTCGTTTATCAATAACACAGACAAGAGCAAGATCGTCAACTATAACGCATATAGCGGTCATGTGGAGAAGATCCGCAAGAAGATACATTATGGCCATGAGTTGGCAATCCCCGATGCAACAATCTCCTCCGTACACTCTTCCTTTTACAAAGAAGCGGGAACTAACTACAAGCTGATAGGGGTCGTCTACCATCACGGCGTGAGCCCCAGTGGCGGTCATTACACTTGTGACGTCTACCAAGAAACCCTCAATAAGTGGTACAGGATAGACGATACCAACGTGCAGGAGATAGAGAAAgatgaggttttgaagggcGGCGAGGAAGGAAACGACTCGAGGACAGCCTATATACTAATATACCAAAAACTGTAATATTGTGTAGTTGTGAGATTTAAggaaaaaaataaaattaTTAAGCAGCACCAACAAGTTTAAAAGCGCGGCCTTCGCTTGATGTTGTCCAAGGTCATAGCTTTGCATGAAACCAAAAAtgtgaacaaaaaattgatttcGCCCAGGATCGAACTGGGGACGTTCTGCGTGTTAAGCAGATGCCATAACCGACTAGACCACGAAACC
Encoded proteins:
- the SHU2 gene encoding Shu2p (similar to uniprot|P38957 Saccharomyces cerevisiae YDR078C SHU2 Suppressor of hydroxy-urea sensitivity), with the translated sequence MVDEHYIDYSQLLAQLLDKDGELNETTVSFLYHLFPSDFFVRAMSLIDSNNMFIYVFERDETSAALTTSVGTEPDEVETTTETLRTSPSPPVASEQELGNAVQSSALINTLYEKPQSVLHRLIVKQEGPQSPPVCVDLRHWFCSCDEYNTLFEERMLTDEEPSLYSKATTELRAGASITDSFASMPPKGASRRYFRHDIIMCPHLLAFAILLQTTPELLTYFTHKAATVYLITIQNLDEWLKLHLNVVI
- the UBP3 gene encoding mRNA-binding ubiquitin-specific protease UBP3 (some similarities with uniprot|Q01477 Saccharomyces cerevisiae YER151C UBP3 Ubiquitin-specific protease that interacts with Bre5p to co-regulate anterograde and retrograde transport between endoplasmic reticulum and Golgi compartments inhibitor of gene silencing cleaves ubiquitin fusions but not polyubiquitin) yields the protein MSSAASKDGQEGSYSMYPPTSPAGPPASMQYGMGVYGNPNTFAQYGYGYPMPMDMYAGQGAPFLGYGINPNMMYYGGGSVPPPSGQKKKYYNKVENNGKTEAGNHHNNHHNGVHFYANGKSGPTSNGTAIPAASPSGASKSVPITIKNQYKFELGNANSVSTTDLKLEYPFFANTDESEFSKAQEKRRELTLRAFGEIYCGNFGENSQTQDPEVEASALESVETPVETPQASSSEELNAAEKTEKSEQSTEQEKKETESRKSSVTSQAAPTKVIKSWSAVASSAVPKASPSSASDQKKDKKYVPPTVKSLEPLGVVALRVCFDPQYVKYTADQYKGAGMALQSVIPRGIVNTGNICFMSSILQVLLFCEPFVNLMNLISVKTSAKMGSTGFLLLDACLELYRKFDKQAFEREKASRSSSGVNISSALADAIKPDDFYKTLSKLPKFKDLRWGHQEDAEEFLTHLLDQLHEEFVNSIDSLSDSEVISLINSINDEDTKTVFIRNLAKYKDAKFIKDSSNEIKSMLEKYDADVDDADDTSGNGWQEVSSTSKKGKKTKTAAKRTVVVEPSPISVIFGGQFRSVLDVPQNKEPQSITLDPFQTIQLDISDPDVNDLDSAFLKFSEMEHLPFKTSSGNNVEAKKQTFIDKLPEVFLIQLKRFSFINNTDKSKIVNYNAYSGHVEKIRKKIHYGHELAIPDATISSVHSSFYKEAGTNYKLIGVVYHHGVSPSGGHYTCDVYQETLNKWYRIDDTNVQEIEKDEVLKGGEEGNDSRTAYILIYQKL